A window of Sphingobacterium kitahiroshimense genomic DNA:
GTTCCTGCAATTATCATTGTTTGTTTACTATCACTACTTTTAATGCGCGGTACAGAAGAATCTTCTTTTGTAAATAACATTTTAGTTATTCTAAAAGTTGCTGTAGTTCTAATTTTCATTGTACTGGGTTGGGGATTCATAGATCCAGCGAATCACACACCTTTTATACCTGTCAATCATGGAGAAGAAATGGTGAAAAGTGGCCAGTTAAGCTTCTGGAGTTTTCTGGGTAGCGATGATTTTGGTCATTTTGGTTTTAGCGGTATCCTGAGAGCGGCTGGAGTTGTATTTTTTGCTTTTATCGGTTTTGATGCCGTTAGTACTGCTGCGCAAGAAGCTAAAAATCCTAAAAAAGGAATGCCAATCGGTATTATTGGTTCTTTGATTATCTGTACCTTACTATATGTATTGTTTTCATATGTATTGACTGGATTGGCACCTTACACTGAGTTTAAAGGTGATGCCAAACCTGTTGCCACTGCATTTGCAAAAACAGGTTATACCTTCTTAAACACAGCTTTAATCGTAACGATTATCGCTGGATATACATCTGTAATTTTGGTCATGCTTTTAGGTCAAAGCCGTGTATTTTATTCAATGAGTAAAGATGGTCTATTACCTCGAATATTTTCAGATCTATCAAAAAGACAGACTCCTTGGAAAACAAATTTAATTTTCATGGTATTTGTAAGTATTTTTGCCGGATTTGTGCCCGTATCCGATTTAGGCCACATGGTCAGTATTGGTACCTTATTTGCATTTACATTAGTGTGTATAGGGATACTTGTATTACGCAAAACAGAACCAAACCTGGAACGTCCATTTAAAACACCATTTGTACCACTTATTCCGATACTCGGTATTTTAGTCTGTGTATTAATGATGGCATCATTACCTATTGAATCTTGGGAACGACTAGGCATCTGGATGTTGATCGGTGTAATAATTTACTTTGTTTATAGCAAAAAACATTCGAAAATAAGAAAAGAATATGCCGCAGAGCATAAGACAGAAGAATAACATAAAAAAGGCTGTTTCAAGATCGAAACAGCCTTTTTTATGTTATTCTAATAATTCAATATCCTAAAGAAAGGAAACTTGGATTTAATTTTCTTCTTTTGGTTCTACCTCGGTTACAATATAAACATCCTCATTTTCTTTCTTCATTTTATATTTTTCACGAGCTATCCTTTGCACTTCACGTTGATCAGAGCGGATGTCTGTTATGGTTTCAATAATACTCTCATTTTCTTTCTCGTAAAACGCTTTCTCTCTCTCCAAATTACTTTTTTGATGCTGGTAACTATATTGTGTTGCAAAATCATTACGATCAAAAAAACACATCCAAACAGTAAAAGCTATACCAGCTAAAAAATATTTGTTTCGAATAAGTGCTAAAAATCTATCCATAGTACAAAAGTAATATTTAAGATCTATACATGCTAAATCTCAATTAAATATAAAAACATTTATCTAAAAATTAGCTAAAGTCTAATTATGAACACATTAATTATGGAAAAACTGCGTGATAATCATCTATTATAAAAGGAACCTGTAACTTTCTTCATTAGAAATGCGCAATCATCATCAAAAAATGAATCACCCATACTGTATCCATAAAACGATAAATCCAATATCATTACTTTTATATAAGCGCAATAATATTGCGGATCTAAGCAAAATTATCTAAGTTTAACCCTATTATTGAATAGAATCGAGCAAATGAAATATTATCTTATAGCAGGCGAATCTTCCGGAGATTTACATGGTGCAAACTTGATCAACGCATTAAAAGTCGAAGATCCAGACGCTACCTTCAAAATCGTAGGCGGCACGCAGATGGAAGAATCTGCAGATCAAAAGGCCTTAATACACACTTCGGAAATGGCCTTTATGGGCTTTGTCGAAGTATTAAAAAACTTAGGTACCATTTCAAAAAATCTAAAAAAGGTAAAAGAAGATATTATTAAAGAAAAGCCTGATTGTGTCATTTTAATTGATTTCCCCGGCTTTAACTTAAAAATCGCAGATTTTGCCAAGAAAAAAGGTATAAAAACATGTTACTATATTTCTCCAAAAGTATGGGCATGGAATCAAAAACGTGTGATTAAAATTAAACATGTCGTCGATCACATGTTCTGTATCCTTCCCTTTGAAGTCGATTTTTATAAAAAATGGAAAATGCCCGTTGACTATGTTGGAAATCCATTACTAGATGCCATTTCATCTTACAAATTCAATCCTAATTTCATTACGGAACAACAGCTCAGCGAACGGCCAATCATCGCATTGCTGCCTGGTAGCCGTAAAATGGAAATAGAAAAGTTATTACCGGTTATGGCAAATTTAACCTACCTCTTTCCAATGCATCAATTTGTAATTGCAGGAGCACCAAATTTTGATAAATCATACTACCAGCAATACATTGGTGATCAAAATATACCAATTGTATTTAATGCTACTTACGATTTATTAAAACATGCCGAAGCAGCAGTCGTAACAAGTGGGACAGCAACATTGGAGACTGGAATTCTTAAAGTACCTCAAGTCGTTGTTTATAAAGCCAATGCACTATCTATATGGATTGCTAAACAGGTCATTAAAGTAAAATTCATTTCGCTGGTCAATTTAATTAATGACTTCTTGTCTGTAAGAGAATTGATTCAAGACGATTGTACCACTTACGATATTGCACAAGAGTTAGATCAATTGATCAATAAAGCAGAATACCGGGCAAGTGTAATGGAAAATTATGAAACATTGGCCCAAAAACTAGGAGAACCAGGAGCATCAAACAAAACCGCTAAATTAATTGTTCAGTATTTGAAGTAGCGCATTAAACCTTCAAAAACGCTATTCGTCAAACAGATGTTGTTTAACATAAAAAACAAATAGCCATGAAAAAAATAATTACAATTTTTGCCCTTGCTTTTTTGGGATTTCAGTCATATGCACAAAGTAATGTTGAGCACATCAGCAAATTAGAAATTGGGAAAAAGGCTAAAAAAGTCTACAATACCAAATCCTCAGACTCGACGATTAATTTGCATATTGACACTTTGATCATGGGCGATAAAGCTTCCTTGATGTTTTACGCAAACAAAAATGTCATTTTAAATGTTGGTCACGCCATTATAGGTAATAATGCTTCTATTTCGGGGACAGATGGAAAAAATAACGGTTCCAATTTTGATATTCAAGCTAATATTCAAAAATTAGGGTCGCTGTATATTATAGCTAAAGGAGATAATGCCTTTAATGGAACAAAAACATTTCCAAATGGTAATGGTGGAAATGTTAAATTAACACTTTCAGAAAATAGCCTTGTACCGCAAAGAGAAAATAAAAAACAACCTAATTATTTGCAGATTGCAAATGAAGGTGGAGGTAAAAATGTCAATGCAACCAGCGATTTAAGATCTATTTATGATCGCGTAAGACAAGCTCCTGCTGGCTTGAGAGGACTTCCTCAAGGTCAGATCTATTCCGGTAGCCCGGGTACAGATGGCAAGACTGAGATTATAACGATTAAATAAGAAAAAGCGAGCAATGCTCGCTTTTTCTTATTTAAAATTATTTTAAAGGCATCCTTTAAGCTTTAATTCATAAGCTACGACAAGTCTCGTCATTCTATCATAGCGGGCCATACCCTCCTTTTGATTATTATGCTTCAAATAGCCATTATAGAAGATACCAAAGACTTTATTAGTCCAGCCAGTATAATTGCTCCAAAAAGTAGCTTCCTCCTTCAGATCCGCCACTACAAGTTGGGAAAGGCGTTTTTTATAAGTAGCAAACAATTCCACATCTATTCCCCTCAGCTCCTGTAGCATATATGATGTTGTTTGTAAATAGCTGGAATAGCGGTAAAAAAGCTCTGAATGGTTTTTCAATCGCACATAGGCGATAAAATTTGCTTCGTCTTCAAAACCCACCCCCTGTTGATGAGCCAATTCATGAACATACGTAAAAGGACTAGAAAAAACAGGCATTGCTGTATTCACATGTGCTTCATGTGTAAAAGGATTAAAATATCCTGACACACCAAAATAGGAGACCCAATGACTATTAAGGGGACCCTTTGCACCAACTAAAGTCGTTGAAAGAAAAGATTGGAAAGTCGTATCCGACTGTACTAATGCTATCATCTCTCTTTTTATCTTTTCATCCTGATGCTCCCATTGCTTTGGATTTATTTGGGAACGCAAAATATTTGTCGAATCGAGACATGTTTCCAGGACAACAAGATAATCAGCCAACTTTAGACTATCTGTGCTTAAACCTATATTTTGGACAATGGGTATCCGGTAATAGTTCATCCCCCAGCTTATGTAAAAAAACAAGTATAAGCCCAAAATTACGTTAATAAGATATACTAGGAATCTACCTGCATAAACATACCTTTTTTTAAATAGGTACTTAACAACATTAACGATTAGTAGTAAAAGGCAACAAACAGCAAAAAAGTAAAATAAGTCCCCAATACTAAAAGGTAAATAACCAAAAATAGCTTGTGGTAAATATGAAA
This region includes:
- a CDS encoding amino acid permease, with amino-acid sequence MLFKKSISKLIAEAELNGQGTLKRTLSSSGLIALGVGAIIGAGLFSLTGIAAADHAGPAVVLSFIIAAVGCGFAGLCYAEFASMIPVAGSAYTYSYATMGEFMAWIIGWDLVLEYALAAATVSVSWSQYFNQLLLTLGVEIPTQFLHGPWEGGIVNVPAIIIVCLLSLLLMRGTEESSFVNNILVILKVAVVLIFIVLGWGFIDPANHTPFIPVNHGEEMVKSGQLSFWSFLGSDDFGHFGFSGILRAAGVVFFAFIGFDAVSTAAQEAKNPKKGMPIGIIGSLIICTLLYVLFSYVLTGLAPYTEFKGDAKPVATAFAKTGYTFLNTALIVTIIAGYTSVILVMLLGQSRVFYSMSKDGLLPRIFSDLSKRQTPWKTNLIFMVFVSIFAGFVPVSDLGHMVSIGTLFAFTLVCIGILVLRKTEPNLERPFKTPFVPLIPILGILVCVLMMASLPIESWERLGIWMLIGVIIYFVYSKKHSKIRKEYAAEHKTEE
- a CDS encoding FtsB family cell division protein produces the protein MDRFLALIRNKYFLAGIAFTVWMCFFDRNDFATQYSYQHQKSNLEREKAFYEKENESIIETITDIRSDQREVQRIAREKYKMKKENEDVYIVTEVEPKEEN
- the lpxB gene encoding lipid-A-disaccharide synthase — translated: MKYYLIAGESSGDLHGANLINALKVEDPDATFKIVGGTQMEESADQKALIHTSEMAFMGFVEVLKNLGTISKNLKKVKEDIIKEKPDCVILIDFPGFNLKIADFAKKKGIKTCYYISPKVWAWNQKRVIKIKHVVDHMFCILPFEVDFYKKWKMPVDYVGNPLLDAISSYKFNPNFITEQQLSERPIIALLPGSRKMEIEKLLPVMANLTYLFPMHQFVIAGAPNFDKSYYQQYIGDQNIPIVFNATYDLLKHAEAAVVTSGTATLETGILKVPQVVVYKANALSIWIAKQVIKVKFISLVNLINDFLSVRELIQDDCTTYDIAQELDQLINKAEYRASVMENYETLAQKLGEPGASNKTAKLIVQYLK
- a CDS encoding DUF3810 domain-containing protein, yielding MLKKPLICFAILCFITAIITILEGNTFFVEHYYSRMWYPSFSYLPQAIFGYLPFSIGDLFYFFAVCCLLLLIVNVVKYLFKKRYVYAGRFLVYLINVILGLYLFFYISWGMNYYRIPIVQNIGLSTDSLKLADYLVVLETCLDSTNILRSQINPKQWEHQDEKIKREMIALVQSDTTFQSFLSTTLVGAKGPLNSHWVSYFGVSGYFNPFTHEAHVNTAMPVFSSPFTYVHELAHQQGVGFEDEANFIAYVRLKNHSELFYRYSSYLQTTSYMLQELRGIDVELFATYKKRLSQLVVADLKEEATFWSNYTGWTNKVFGIFYNGYLKHNNQKEGMARYDRMTRLVVAYELKLKGCL